CGGACGGCGGTCGGATTCAGGGCCAGCAACGCCACGAGCAATCCGGCGCTGCGCGAAAGGAAAAGGGGGAGGCGCATGGAGCGTAACAAGAGAGCCAAGAACCGCCAAAAGACGAGCCCGCTCTTCGCGCGGGTGTCCGCGGCTCCAAGGAAAATGGAGGGCCGCTTGAAGCCCGCAGCGTCCGGGTGAAAGCGTGGGGACAACAGTCCGGGTGGTCGCCGTTTCGACCGGCTCAAGCCGTTCGACAAGCTCGGGCCCTGAGCAGCAGCCGAAGGGGTCCCGAGCCTGTCGAGGGACGGCGCTCCATCCTGGCTACAGCCAAGGGCAGCTGCTTCGCGCCCCGATCGGCTCAACCCTGATAGGACGTGCGCCGCCGTTCCTGCCAGCGTTCGCGGCCGGCGAAGGGCGGCAACGAGTCGGCGACCGGATCATCCTTCACGAGCAGAAAATAGCGGGAGAACAGATCGTCCGCCGTGCTCCAGGCAAAACCGTAGGGCGGGCCGTCGGAGAGGTTTGGGGTGTTGTAATAATAAAAACCAATGAGCAGGCCGCGGTATTTGAGGAGCTGCGCCATGCGATCGCGATAAGCCTGACGCCGGTCGGGCGTGAACGCGCAGACGAAGGAGCGCTCGTAGATGACGTCGAAGGATTCCCCGGGGAAATCGTGGTGGAAGAAATCGCCCAGCAGCACGCGGTCCGCCAGCGCGGGTCCGACCAGCCGGCGTGCCCGCTCCACCGCAAAGGGGGCGAAATCAATCGCGGTGACGTCGTAGCCGGCCTCGGCAAAGGCCGTGATCTCGTAGCCGGAACCACAGCCGGGAATCAGCACGCGCGCGCCCTTGCCTTTCTTTTTTAGGAATCCTTTCAGCGAATCCGGAACGCCTTCGAAGTCCCAAGGTGTGTCGTCCTTGAGGTAGCGGGCGTTCCAAAACTCCGGTTGATTGGCGTCGGGCATTGAGAGGGGCTGAAAAATACGCGTTAAAACCGTGCGCGTGTAAACCCGGGTGACGGGCTCGCCGGGTTAATTACGCGTTTTTGACACTAGCGCTTAATCCTTATGAGGAAAGCCGTTAGTGAAATTTCAGGAGTGACCCACGCGGGCGCTGCTTTTCTCGGCCGCGAGACCGAGTTGGAGCAAATGCGCGATGCGCTCGGCATCATAGACGCAGCCGGCCCAGGTGCCGCCGCTGGCGTTTTGCAATGCTGACCAAAGCCGCGTGTCAGTCGGCACGTGCGGATTGGGGTGCAGGCCGGGATGGAGCGGGCGCGCATGCAGGGCCTCGGCGGCAAGCGAAACGACGTCCACCGAGCCCTCCAGATTGCGGGTGTCAATGCGCAGTCGAATCGTGTCCCCGTCGCGGAGTTTGCCGAGCGGGCCGCCGGCCCAGGCCTCCGGGCTCACGTGGCCGACACAGGCGCCGGTCGAAACGCCGGAGAAGCGGCCGTCGGTGATGAGGGCGATGCGCTGGCCGTCCTTCATGTGCTTGAGGGCAGAGGTGACCTGGTAGGTCTCCGGCATGCCGCAGCCAGGGCCGATGCCGGCGAGCACCATGACGTCGCTGGGTTTGACCGTGCCGGCCTTGAGGGCGGCGATGGCGTGGTTTTCGCTGGTGAAGACCCGCGCCGGACCCTCGTGCTGGAAGATGCCGTCGTCGCCGATGAGCTGCGGGGCGATGGCGGTGCTTTTCACCAGGGCGCCCTCGGGCGCCAGGTTGCCCCGCAGGAAGGTGACGCAGCTCGTGAGGCCGCGGGCCCGGGCCTGCGGTGCCGCCATGATGACGTCGCCCGGGTCGATGCCGTCGAGGGCGCGAAGTTTTTCGCGCAGGCGCGTGCGGCGCTCGGATTTTTCCCACCACGCGAGATTGTCGCCGAGCGTGCGGCCGGTGGCGGTGCGGGCGTCGAGCTTGAGCAGGCCCAGGTCGCGCAGGTGGAGCATCGCCTCGGGCACGCCGCCCGCGAGATAGACCTGCACGGTGGCGAAATGGCGCGGGCCGTTGGGCAGGGAATCCACGATCCGCGGCACGGCACGGTTGATGCGCGCCCAGTCGTCCACCGTCGGCCGGCGGAGGCCGGCGGCGTGGGCGATGGCGGGCACGTGCAACACCAGGTTGGTCGAGCCGCCGAAGGCCGCATGGCAGACCATCGCGTTGTGGATCGCATCGTCGGTGAGCAGGTCTCGTGTGGTGGTGCCGGCGAGATCGAGCGCGAGCAGCGCACGGGCGGAGCGGCGGGCGACATCGCGCCAGATGGGCGAGCCGGACGGGGCCAGCGCGCTGTGCGGCAGGGCGAGCCCGAGGGCCTCGGCCACAACCTGGCTGGTGGCCGCGGTGCCCATGAACTGGCAGCCGCCGCCGGGCGAACCGCAGGCCTTGCAGCCCATCTCGGCCGCGTGTTCGAGGGAGATTTCGTCGCGCGCGAAACGCGTGGCGAGGGTTTGCACCTTGCCGGTGTCCTCGGCCTCTTCGGCCAAGAGGGTAACGCC
This DNA window, taken from Oleiharenicola lentus, encodes the following:
- a CDS encoding methyltransferase domain-containing protein; amino-acid sequence: MPDANQPEFWNARYLKDDTPWDFEGVPDSLKGFLKKKGKGARVLIPGCGSGYEITAFAEAGYDVTAIDFAPFAVERARRLVGPALADRVLLGDFFHHDFPGESFDVIYERSFVCAFTPDRRQAYRDRMAQLLKYRGLLIGFYYYNTPNLSDGPPYGFAWSTADDLFSRYFLLVKDDPVADSLPPFAGRERWQERRRTSYQG
- a CDS encoding YjhG/YagF family D-xylonate dehydratase, which codes for MSDPILDSGDDAIYTLRTTAPGPAGSLPLDAERLRRMSSGELFGWTQNAGMGWSPAAMLGKQFLILSTQGGIRAPDGSPIALGYHTGHWEVGLLMEEAARVFASAKAIPFAGYVSDPCDGRTNGTNGMLDSLPYRNDAAMVLRRLIRSLPTRRGVLGVATCDKGLPAMLMALAGSPDLPTVLVPGGVTLLAEEAEDTGKVQTLATRFARDEISLEHAAEMGCKACGSPGGGCQFMGTAATSQVVAEALGLALPHSALAPSGSPIWRDVARRSARALLALDLAGTTTRDLLTDDAIHNAMVCHAAFGGSTNLVLHVPAIAHAAGLRRPTVDDWARINRAVPRIVDSLPNGPRHFATVQVYLAGGVPEAMLHLRDLGLLKLDARTATGRTLGDNLAWWEKSERRTRLREKLRALDGIDPGDVIMAAPQARARGLTSCVTFLRGNLAPEGALVKSTAIAPQLIGDDGIFQHEGPARVFTSENHAIAALKAGTVKPSDVMVLAGIGPGCGMPETYQVTSALKHMKDGQRIALITDGRFSGVSTGACVGHVSPEAWAGGPLGKLRDGDTIRLRIDTRNLEGSVDVVSLAAEALHARPLHPGLHPNPHVPTDTRLWSALQNASGGTWAGCVYDAERIAHLLQLGLAAEKSSARVGHS